In Pristiophorus japonicus isolate sPriJap1 chromosome 31, sPriJap1.hap1, whole genome shotgun sequence, the genomic stretch TATCAATTTCttaaaatctgtgtcccctggctgTTATGACGTTGAAGCGACTTGTTGAGCAAGTCCCTGAAGTCCTGCCACATGAAGATGTAGAGAACGGGGTTGATGCAGCTGTTCATGCAGGCCAGGCTGTAGCTGAGAGGGACGCCCACGCTGAGTACCAGGGGCCATGGCTCCTCGCGTAGCTGCAGCAGCCTGAGGATAGAAAAGAAGTGGTAGGGCGCCCAGCACAGGAGGAAGGCCAAGACAACGCTGGCAATGACCCTGAATAGTTTTCCTCTGCTGGGCGCCAGGCGGTCCCACCTCAGCCGCAGCCCAATGATGGCATAGCTGGCGGCGATGACCAGGAACGGGAGGAGGAAAGCGCCGAGGAAGCGGGAGAGTGTCACCGCTCGGTATCGGGCATAGCGGAGGTTCTCCGCCTGCTTCAACACCTCCCGGTGTTCCTTGTCTCCGTAAACAGTCATGTTCAGAGCCGCCCTCTCGCTCTGCAGCAGGTAGTTGTGGTTACACATTGTGCGATTACCCGAGGACACCGTGTCGCAGAAGACGAAGGTCAACATGCTAAACATGGCGGCCACCACCCAAACCCCGAGGCTGAGCTGGGTGGCCAGCCGCGGGCTGCGGTGGTTCCTGGACCAGATGGGCAACGCTACTGAGATGCAGCGATCCACGCTGATGGCGACCAGAATGAAGATGCTAGCGTTCAGGCAGAGCGCAAGCGCCCCGCTGTTGAGCTTGCAGAGCAGCCGGCCAAAAGGCCAGTTGAAATCCAGGGAGAATTCGGTGATGAAGAGCGGGAGCAGCAGAGAGACGGTGAAGTCAGCCACGGCGAGGCTCAGCAACCAGACTGTGTTGGCCGTTCTCTTCAGCTTGAAGCCGGTGGCCCAGATGACCAGCCCGTTGCCCAACATGCCGAGGATGCAGTTGGTGATGAAGATCGCATTGATGAAGGCATACATCGCATGGTGCCCGCTGGAGTAGTCTTCAGTCACCGAGACATGGTGCAGAACCTCGCTAGATTGGGTCAGCTGAATTTCCTCAGGCTCCATTTCCGATGTACCACctgaagagatggagagagaaagagagagggggggggggggggaatgagagcggGAAAGAGAAATGGAAAGCGAGTGAGCGAGAGTGGTTGAGAgagtgtgagcgggagagagagagggagcgagagagagagagagagagaagcatcaGTCAGTATTGATCCCAGTAATGTAATCACAGAGATGGTCACGTTAATTCCATCTCAGCAACATCGACTATCTCCGGCCctgcctcagcccacctgctgctgaaatcctcatccgtgcctttgttacgtctagacATGTCGATTCTACAGCTCTCCTGCCTGGGCTCCCTAATTGTGAGCCTATCCAAATCTCCCATCTTGTAACTCACacggagtcccattcacccatctcaCCGCCCCCctgttgctcgctgacctacattggctcttgtgctggtaacgcctcgatttaaaaattctcatctttgttttcaaattcctccatggtatCCTCGCCCCCTCCCGTGCTATATCTGTAAACTCTACCGtcccctacaatcctccaagatctctgcgctcctccaattctggcctcttgcgcatactCCAGTGCAAATGTACGCACCtctgagtgtgctcacaggtttgcagagctgttgcattgggagggccttagccagtcacgtgatgttaatcagactcaataaaaccccagccagttgagttcggggGACCCACAATGGTGCACGTGGTGgtcagcctggtggatgaactggtaatgtgcagtgtgattgttaaatcttttgctaagAAACCAATTACTTCTTAATAGCAAATGAGTCCCgaggaattcttaaacaaagaacccaaaaACCCATGAACAGTGTTGAACTAACAAACAGAGCTTCTAGAAAGCTATTTAGAGTAATTGAAAAAAGTAATTCTCGATTATTGAGAGTGATAACGGCTATTAATCTAACatgagaacataggaacataagaaataagaacagaagTAAGCTGTACAGCCCcgtgagcctgccccaccatttcatacgatcatggcagatccgatcatggacctacatccacttccccacctgctccccataaccccttaaaccCTTAACGGTTAAGAAACAGTCTGTCgcagccttaaatttattcaatgtcccagcatccacagctctgcgaggcagcgaattccacagatttacaattgtctgagagaagaaattcctcctcatctcagttttaaatagtcgGTGTTTTATTCTAATTTGAGGCCCTCTAATCCTAGTCCCACCTATCAATGAAAACATCCTCTcaacatccaacttgtcaagccccgtcattaccttatacgtttccataagatcacctctcgttcttctgaattccaatgtggtaGAGGCTCAtaatcctcaatctttcctcataagtcaacacactCATCTCCGGAAAGAACGGAaaggacctagtgaaccttctctgaactgcctccaaagcaagtctatgctttcataaatatggaaaccaaaactgcacacagtattccaggtgtggccactccaataccctgcataactgtagcaagattgccctgattttatactccaatccctttgcaataaaggaaaagattgcattggccttcctgatcacttgctgtacgtgcatgttaaccttttgtgtttcatgcacaagtacccccaggtcccgctgtactgcagcactttgcaatttttctctctttaaataataacttgttctttgattttgtctgccaacgtgcatgacctcacactttccaacattattttccatctgccaaatgttttccctctcacttagcctgtctatgtctttttgcagatttttgtgtcctcctcacacattgcttttcctcccatcatcagcaaacttggctacattacactcgatcctttcttcccagtcgttaatacatagaaacataaaaatgtgGAAAATAGGAGCATTGgtttgccattcggcccttcgagtctgcaccgccattcaatatgatcatggctgatcctctatctcaacaccatattcttgcTTTTTCCCCTTACCTCTTGCtaaccttttgtttctagaaatctatatctctccctcttaaatatattcagtgacttggcttctacagccttctgtggtagagaatcccacaggttcaccactctttgagcgaaagaaattttcctcatctcggtcctaatttccctccccatatcctgagactgtgacctcttgttctagacttcgcagcccggggaaacatcctccctgcatccagtctatccaatcctatcagaattgtatacgtttcactgaaatcccctctcattcttctaaactctagtgaatgcaggcctagtcgacccaatctttcctcatacgacagtcttgccatcccaggaattagtctggcgaaccttcgctgcactccctccatggtaagtatatcctttcttaggaaaGGAaaataaaactgcacacaatactccaggtgcgatctcaccaaggccttgtataactgcagtaagacatacttgcttctatactcaaatcctcttgtaattatggccaacataccattttccttcctaactgcttgctgcacctgcatgtttgcttgcaatgactggtgtataaggacacccaggtccctctgtacatcaacatttcccaagccgtgaccatttaaataatactttgtccttatgtttttcctaccaaagtggataacttcacatttatccatgatatacagcatctgccatgtgtttcccCACTcaatcaacctatctaaatcgtctttgcatcctcctccgaactcacaatcccacctagttttgtgtcatcagaaaacttggaaatattacatttggttccctcatccaaatcattcatgtatattgtgaatagctggggccccagcactgatccctgtcgtaccccactagtcactgcccacctccCCAAAAAAGGTTcagttattcctactctctgtttcctgtcaattaaccaattgccaatccatgccaatacattacccaaaATCCTACGTGCTTTAATTTTCACACTAAtcacttatgtgggactttatcaaaggcctcctgaaaatacaaatacactacatccactggttctcccttacctattttatcagttgcaacttcaaaaaactccagtaggttggtcaaacatgattttcctttcataaatccatgttaaattTGTTTCATCTCATTGAtagtatctaagtgtgccgttatcatcatcccatcataggcagtccctcgatgcgaggattacttgcttccaagcTAAAAAGGGATGACtacactggtgtttcaatgaatattccagatcccaaactacatcgtgaagggtggaagatgcctgtgcttggattttttttaatgtgtggtggctgttgcaaaccagccaccacacgggcttgacagagcgaggtcttggtccagtggcaaggattacccaagattaactggagaccagctctgctgcatggactgagcgagcacacatattgcaatgtgggctggcccatgctgctcctgggccctcgcctcctctgggcaccagactcacgcctctcctgggcccagttcACTTCCATCTagggactcttgccactccttcgtccctcctgctgtgcctacccgcactgcaatcagcgacctggcttcatagccgttgccctcctgcagcagcacgcactgctccctgcagtggtatgccacagcACGCTgccccctccaatggccccggcctgctgatgttcTTTGACATCCTTTGGAGCTTCATTTGGAGGgagacatcctttataatagactccagcattttccctactgctgatgtcaggctaaccgttctgtagttccccgttttctctctccctattttTTAGAATAGCGGGATCCAATGctgccctccaatctgcaggaactgatccataatctatagaattttggaagatgacaaccaacgcatctactatttccatggctatctattttagtacactgggatgcagatcatcaggccctggggatttatctgtgttcagtcccattaattttttccagcactattttcttactaattatcgttTCCTTTAATtattcttgctcactagacccttggttccctaacatttctggaacgttatttgtgtcctcttccatggagAAAGAACCGAGTATTCatttaattgctctgccatttccttgttccccagtaCAAATTcttccatttctgtctgtaaaggatctacgtttttcttcgctaatcttttttctttttacgtacatgtataaacttttgcagtcggttttaattttcgttgcaagtttactctcatattctattttttccctcttaatcaatctcttggtcctttttagcTGAATTCCAAACTGCTtccatcctcaggcttgctactgttCTGTCaaatttgtataactcctctttagatccaatactatccttaatttcttttgttagccatggttaggccacattttgttttgtatttttaatgaatcttcccaatatatcacagccaattcattcctcatacctttgtagtttcctttgtttagatttaggatcctagttctgaattggactacttcactttccatcttaataagaaattcaatcatgtaatggtcactcttccctaaaggaccccgcacaacaagactgtcaattatccccttctcattacacaatacgcaatctaggatagcctgatcACTCGTAGGTTCCTCAATATACTTGTCTAAAAAacaatctcgtacacactccaagaattcatctgccacagtattattactaatttggtttggccagtccatatgtagactaaagtcaccTGCGataactgtagtacccttgctacatgcatctttagtttcctgtttgatgccgtcccctactctaccactactgtttggaggcctacagataactcccaccaatgttttctgccccttggtgctccttagctccaaactaggctgattctacatcttgattttctgagccaatatcatttctcacacagattgtaaatagttggggtcccagcactgatccctgtggcaccccactggttactggttgccaaccagagaatgaatcatttatcccgactctctgttttctgttagttagccaatcctctatccatgctaaaatattaccccaaccccttgaacttttatcttgtgcagtaaccttttatgtggcaccttgtcaaatgcctcctggaagtccgaatacaccacatccactggtccccctttatccatcctattagttatatcctcaaagaattcaagccaatttgtcgaacatgacttcccgttcatgaatccattctgactctgcctgaccgaattatgctttaccaaatgggtataatctgatagcgattacagagacgtggttgcaaggtgactaggacTGGGAATTCAATAttaaggggtatttgacaatccggaaggacagacagcacAGAAAAATAGTGCTATAAGTTCGCAGTCAaagacctgatgaaaccatcagtgtatacattgttgccataagaaaattatctctacaGTGCAATTTTGGATGATTCCTGGATAGGGCTGTTCGAGATAAAGTTGTATATGGACTAACGGATGAACGCAACCAATCCAAATTGTTACGTATGGAAGATCTCTTTTTGAGAAtgcttgcaagatagccacctccataGCAGAGAAAAATATGAAGGAATTTCACCCATTGCCAGCAGCATGAGCAGTTCACAGTCGCCGAGGTGTAGAAATGCAGGACAGGGTGAGCATAGTCTGAGGGAGAATTATGAAAGCAAGGAGAATAGATGacataggtgtaatggcaaccatactGCACAATAGTGTGGTTCAAATGGGCAATATGCTCGtggtgccaagtaaggggacacattgcaaTGGCATGTAAATCCAACGATAATCAAAAACTTCACTGGGTGGAAGCGGATCAGAAAGGTGAGGATTGCGGTGTACATGCAGAGAATGGCAAGGCAGTGTATTCCTTATTTCGGGATTTCAGAACGACTGTACTGATAAATAATTggtggattaatatgacaatacaTTCAGAGGCAGATTGAACAATAATGAATCGGGATGCATGGTACACAAATTTCAGGGGAATTTCGGTACCATCCGGGGGAGCGAGAGGTGGAGTTTGGGTTAAGTTGGGAAGATCAACGAGGAAATACGAGCCAaatagacaggatattgataagtGGACGATCATGATCTTAGGAAGAGTGCTAACGCGGGGACGGATGAAAGGTTTCCagggaaactcaagaggacacagggcGATAGAGGTCAGGAATCACAGGCTACATGCCCAGAAAACAAAAATTCTCCAAGACGGTCCCCGGAGTCAAATAAGAATACAGAGAATGGGCTTAGCCACCCAACTGCAAAGAAAAGGAGGTTGGAGCAGGAGGAAGCTGAAGGCTTACAACAACATTCTCAGGCTCAGCATTTTTAAAATTGTGATCacgataagtaatcttttgaaatattgtgcaAATGTCTTGCTTCTAAAATGGGGAAACAGCGAGTATGCaattgtgaggatgctcacaggtttgtagggctgttgaaggactcctccctttatttattggggacttgacctggagggtgttgcatgggtcaGTCCCATGCAAttgatttttaagtcggttcacgggctccgagGCTGCCTGCAACTCCTGCGGTCTGGAggcgtccgtgttccatgtttatgtacaatgtgtgaggttgcagccgctATTTCATtagttgctcctcaaattctggttgcacttcagtcccaagctcttgatctttgggcaccctgtgcagagggaagCGGGCAGGTGGGAGGGCTCCTAGTGGCACTGCTCCTggccctggccaaggtggccattaaccggtccaggcagcgggtggtcgaaagGGGtctttcagccagactgcctgcctctaatTCAGtgggtacattcgagccagggtatccctggagatccctgtccactggtacactcgcggccttccatgagactggacaccagagggactggattgcatcatcacccaCGATAATTAAAATTTTACTGTGAATTAATTTTACTGTCAAAACTTTCATTTGTTTAATgtattggttttagtgcccccccccccctttaataagggggcacatgatttatgttttcaactttaaaatagttggCAAGCTGTTtagttgggagtgacttagccagtcccgTGATGTGCACAAGatacaataaaaccccggccagttgggttcgggggatccacgatggggcaggtggttgtgagcctggaggatgaactggtaatgtgtgctgtgattgttaagccttttgctaataaaccaactagtagttcataacaatgtgttgctatgaattcgttagcaaggacccatgaagcaaatacattacagccgtgATGTCCGTTGCTCAACCAatggcggccttgccttcagctgcctgggccccaagctctgaaactccctcctaaacctctccaccagagtttccttctCTAAGATGATCCTCAAAACTGAGCTCTTtgatccagcttttggtcacctgcccttataTCTACGTATGTGACTCGGggacaaattttgtctgataactctcctgtgaagcaccttgggacgtttcactccattaaaggcgctatataaatgcaagttgttgatattAAGATGCATTCAAGGATGCTGTAACTGTTCTACCATCACCCGCAAGTGGTGTTCAGGTGTACTACGGGGGTCATGTGACTACCTCCACCCTCCAATGGCGAATGCAACTCTCCCGCacgactgaccctccaacagtgcggcgttccctcagtactgcccctccgacagtgcagaactccctcagtactgcccctccgacagtgcagcattccctcagaaccgcccctctgacagtgcagtgctccgctccctcagtactgcccctctgacagtgcggcgctccctcagcaatgcccctccgacagtgcggggctccctcagtactgcccctccgacagtgcagcgctccgctccctcagtactgcccctccgacagtgcagcattccctcagtacggcccctctgacagtgcagtgctccgctccctcagtactgcccctctgacagtgcggcgctccctcagcactgcccctccgacagtgcggggctccctcagtactacccctccgacagtgcggcgcttcctcagtactgcccctccgacagtgcagcgctccgctccctcagtactgcccctccgacagtgcagcattccctcagtactgcccctctgacagtgcagcgctccgctccctcagtcctgcccctccgacagtgcggcgctccctcagtactgcccctccgacagtgcggccctccctcagtactgcccctccgacagtgcggtgctccgcttcctcagtactgcacctccgtcattgacaaccctctcatcccacgaAACT encodes the following:
- the LOC139240418 gene encoding chemerin-like receptor 1, coding for MEPEEIQLTQSSEVLHHVSVTEDYSSGHHAMYAFINAIFITNCILGMLGNGLVIWATGFKLKRTANTVWLLSLAVADFTVSLLLPLFITEFSLDFNWPFGRLLCKLNSGALALCLNASIFILVAISVDRCISVALPIWSRNHRSPRLATQLSLGVWVVAAMFSMLTFVFCDTVSSGNRTMCNHNYLLQSERAALNMTVYGDKEHREVLKQAENLRYARYRAVTLSRFLGAFLLPFLVIAASYAIIGLRLRWDRLAPSRGKLFRVIASVVLAFLLCWAPYHFFSILRLLQLREEPWPLVLSVGVPLSYSLACMNSCINPVLYIFMWQDFRDLLNKSLQRHNSQGTQILRN